From Arachis stenosperma cultivar V10309 chromosome 2, arast.V10309.gnm1.PFL2, whole genome shotgun sequence, one genomic window encodes:
- the LOC130963393 gene encoding protein FAR1-RELATED SEQUENCE 5-like, producing MAEMRIKRKDGSGRWYVSRFVEEHNHELAYGKLVDYLRSHRKISEVEVAQLTSMREIGISIPKIYESFAAQLGGFNLVTFTKQDMYNEIRKQRGLQGGDISAAIRYLEGVAGMDGKMFWRYKLGAGQHLCNLFWSDGRCQEDYGIFGDVLAFDATYGRNKYNLPVVVFSGVNHHNQTCVFGTAMVSCESQESYIWVLRQFMECMQGK from the coding sequence ATGGCGGAGATGAGGATAAAGAGGAAAGACGGTAGTGGGAGGTGGTATGTATCGCGTTTTGTCGAGGAGCATAACCACGAACTTGCGTATGGGAAGCTTGTTGATTATCTGCGGTCACACAGGAAGATATCTGAGGTAGAAGTTGCTCAACTAACAAGCATGAGGGAGATTGGGATTAGCATACCTAAGATTTATGAGTCTTTCGCAGCACAACTAGGGGGTTTTAATCTGGTAACATTCACAAAGCAAGATATGTATAATGAGATACGGAAACAGAGAGGTCTGCAAGGCGGAGATATAAGTGCGGCTATTAGGTACTTGGAAGGTGTGGCAGGCATGGATGGGAAAATGTTTTGGCGTTACAAGTTGGGGGCAGGGCAACACCTATGCAACTTGTTTTGGAGCGACGGTCGTTGCCAGGAAGATTATGGGATTTTCGGCGATGTGCTAGCATTCGACGCTACGTATGGCCGCAACAAGTACAACCTACCCGTTGTAGTCTTTTCCGGAGTAAACCATCACAACCAGACATGCGTATTTGGAACAGCAATGGTCTCCTGCGAATCGCAGGAGTCATATATTTGGGTTCTTCGCCAGTTTATGGAATGCATGCAAggtaagtga
- the LOC130963395 gene encoding protein FAR1-RELATED SEQUENCE 5-like, translated as MRIAIQSVFPDAHHRLCAWHLLRNATANISDPRFTQMFRHCMLADMEIDEFEAHWEAMVNECGVREVEWVKDLYTKKHAWATAYIRGRFFAGVRTTSRCESLHAKLGRFVESRYGVLEFVRNFQRCVDFLRDTEDELEFRSWYGTPVLQTEFVELEKSGWTMFTREMFLRFRDSLKRCVRVRICEINDTANPHVYTLQKYRRPEMNWKVYRDPVANRFTCTCMRMESFGLSCVHILSVCVRLDLVEIPESLVLRRWSKAAKMEVHNQCVEQHTADRSVTYRTRLGAFSQLCKRLGRVACMSDEDFKLYSNKLLSDALFLEIKNGLRPSTDDITAAQDCGVKDPIRVRTKGTGRMSQACGSAPKTKRKCSTCGKLGHRRTRCPNGGAQPSSRNDKSPAGINKRKRSKVTTLPIPALTFYYDTLPIKLTLHPSLSQIKRSLKIHVNPYDTFGTNFRMEKSDDGRLIC; from the exons ATGCGGATAGCAATCCAGTCTGTATTTCCTGATGCACATCATCGGTTGTGTGCCTGGCATCTGCTTAGGAATGCGACTGCTAACATAAGCGACCCGAGATTCACACAAATGTTTAGACACTGCATGTTGGCAGATATGGAAATCGATGAGTTCGAAGCGCATTGGGAGGCAATGGTCAACGAGTGCGGTGTTAGGGAGGTTGAGTGGGTTAAGGATTTGTACACCAAAAAGCACGCTTGGGCCACCGCATACATCCGCGGTAGATTTTTTGCTGGAGTACGGACGACCTCTAGGTGCGAGTCACTACATGCCAAACTAGGGAGGTTTGTCGAGAGCAGGTACGGGGTGTTAGAATTTGTAAGAAATTTTCAAAGGTGTGTGGATTTTCTGCGTGACACCGAGGACGAGCTAGAATTTCGTTCATGGTACGGAACACCTGTGCTACAAACAGAGTTTGTTGAGCTGGAAAAGTCCGGGTGGACGATGTTCACCCGCGAAATGTTTCTCAGATTCCGGGATAGCCTGAAACGGTGTGTTCGCGTTAGAATATGTGAAATTAATGACACTGCGAACCCTCATGTATACACTCTCCAGAAGTATCGAAGGCCTGAGATGAATTGGAAGGTTTATAGGGACCCTGTCGCGAACAGATTTACTTGCACCTGCATGCGTATGGAGTCGTTTGGTCTTTCTTGTGTGCATATCCTTTCCGTCTGTGTTAGGCTTGACTTAGTGGAAATCCCTGAAAGCCTAGTGCTGCGCAGGTGGTCTAAGGCAGCCAAAATGGAGGTCCATAACCAATGTGTTGAGCAACACACTGCTGACCGAAGTGTGACCTATAGGACACGATTGGGTGCTTTCTCCCAGCTATGTAAGCGTTTAGGGCGCGTTGCCTGCATGAGTGATGAAGACTTCAAGCTTTACTCAAATAAGCTTCTGAGTGATGCTCTCTTCCTTGAAATAAAGAACGGGCTCAGACCATCAACGGATGATATCACAGCAGCACAAGATTGCGGGGTGAAGGACCCGATTCGTGTTAGAACAAAAGGCACGGGACGGATGAGTCAAGCATGTGGGTCTGCCCCGAAAACCAAAAGAAAGTGCAGCACATGCGGGAAGCTAGGGCACCGGAGGACTAGATGCCCCAATGGAGGCGCACAACCTTCATCAAGGAACGATAAATCACCTGCTGGGATAAATAAACGCAAGCGATCAAAGGTTACAACGTTACCTATTCCTGCATTGACTTTTTACTATGACACGTTACCAATAAAACTAACTCT GCACCCGTCGTTGTCGCAGATAAAACGCAGCCTCAAAATCCATGTCAACCCGTACGACACATTTGGGACCAATTTTCGAATGGAGAAGTCTGACGACGGTCGACTGATATGTTAG